From one Synechocystis sp. PCC 6803 substr. PCC-P genomic stretch:
- the egtD gene encoding L-histidine N(alpha)-methyltransferase produces the protein MVSVQNSLRLQIENRLLSHPQSYVNHGQDVIAGLQQSPKTLPPHYFYDDRGSLLFEQICLLPEYYPTRTEASILQAIAKELVQITGPCDFIELGSGSSTKTRILLDAFAEENIALRYIPVDISEAILRENAEAILATYLHLTVQGLVSTYQLALASLPDHNYPHRLMAFLGSSLGNFSPEDCQVFFEQVGQALDPGDYFLLGVDLCKPADILEAAYNDAQGVTAEFNLNMLRHLNWRFQGNFALDNFSHRAVFNQQKSQIEMYLRSGTKQTVRLENLDLTVDLQAGETILTEISRKFSLHANNPNAIPRQLADHGLEPLQVWTDDQQWFAVILSRVN, from the coding sequence ATGGTCTCCGTTCAAAATTCCCTCCGCCTGCAGATAGAAAACCGGCTCCTCAGCCATCCCCAGAGCTATGTCAACCATGGCCAGGATGTTATTGCTGGTTTACAGCAATCCCCTAAAACTTTGCCGCCCCACTATTTTTACGACGACCGGGGTTCCCTGCTGTTTGAGCAAATTTGCTTACTGCCGGAATATTATCCCACCCGCACCGAAGCGAGCATTCTCCAGGCGATCGCCAAGGAATTGGTGCAAATTACGGGGCCCTGTGACTTCATTGAATTGGGTAGCGGCAGTTCCACTAAAACCCGGATTTTATTAGATGCCTTTGCGGAAGAAAATATTGCCCTACGCTATATTCCCGTTGATATCAGTGAAGCGATTTTAAGAGAAAATGCGGAGGCTATTTTAGCTACCTATCTCCACTTAACGGTGCAAGGTTTAGTAAGTACTTATCAGTTGGCGTTGGCATCATTGCCCGATCATAATTATCCCCATCGTTTGATGGCATTTTTAGGCAGTTCTCTCGGTAATTTTTCCCCTGAAGATTGTCAAGTATTCTTTGAACAAGTAGGTCAAGCGTTAGACCCAGGGGATTACTTTTTATTAGGGGTGGATTTATGCAAACCTGCTGATATTTTAGAAGCCGCCTATAACGATGCCCAAGGGGTAACGGCGGAATTTAATTTAAATATGTTGCGCCATTTAAATTGGCGTTTTCAAGGTAATTTTGCGTTGGATAACTTTTCCCATCGGGCTGTATTTAATCAGCAAAAATCCCAAATTGAAATGTATTTACGCAGTGGCACGAAGCAAACGGTGCGGTTGGAAAATCTTGATTTAACGGTGGATCTGCAAGCTGGAGAAACCATTCTGACGGAAATATCCCGCAAATTTTCCCTCCATGCTAACAATCCCAACGCCATTCCCCGGCAATTGGCGGACCATGGCCTAGAGCCACTCCAAGTGTGGACCGATGACCAACAATGGTTTGCTGTGATTTTAAGCCGGGTCAACTAG
- the pyrF gene encoding orotidine-5'-phosphate decarboxylase, which produces MTPDQVIVALDVPDLPKAIALVDRLPGVGFWKVGLELFVGAGPVILAELKDRGKRIFLDLKFHDIPNTMLGACLSASRYEVDLLTLHATAGSQALTLAAQAMAPLPHPPKLLAITLLTSIGDRQLREELQQPLAVDDYVNAMARLARNAGIDGAVCSPQEVAKLRQTCGPEFLLVTPGVRPLWSAPGDQQRVMIPAQAIAAGANYVVIGRPITADPSPEAAWERLCQDLAV; this is translated from the coding sequence ATGACCCCAGACCAAGTAATTGTTGCCCTAGATGTGCCGGATTTACCCAAGGCGATCGCCTTAGTGGATCGTTTGCCAGGGGTAGGTTTTTGGAAGGTGGGGCTGGAATTATTTGTGGGGGCGGGGCCGGTCATTTTGGCGGAGTTAAAAGACCGGGGTAAAAGGATTTTTTTGGATCTGAAATTCCATGACATTCCCAATACGATGTTGGGGGCCTGCCTGTCTGCCAGTCGGTACGAAGTGGATTTACTCACTCTCCATGCCACTGCGGGAAGTCAAGCTTTAACCTTAGCCGCCCAAGCCATGGCCCCATTGCCCCATCCTCCCAAACTGTTGGCCATTACCCTGCTCACTAGCATTGGCGATCGCCAGTTACGGGAAGAGTTACAACAACCCTTAGCCGTGGATGATTACGTCAACGCCATGGCCCGGTTGGCCCGAAATGCTGGCATTGATGGAGCGGTGTGTTCCCCCCAGGAAGTGGCTAAACTGAGGCAAACCTGCGGCCCTGAATTTTTACTGGTTACCCCCGGCGTGCGGCCTCTCTGGTCGGCCCCAGGCGATCAACAACGGGTCATGATTCCCGCCCAGGCGATCGCCGCTGGGGCCAATTATGTGGTCATTGGTCGACCCATCACTGCTGATCCTAGTCCCGAAGCCGCTTGGGAAAGATTATGCCAAGACCTTGCTGTTTAA
- a CDS encoding lipopolysaccharide assembly protein LapB — translation MSKRHWLLLWGLQLGLAGGAAPVFSQAVLPYTPNLDQQQLEDQGLALTEDVVQLVRFQQYDLAFPRAKLATQLAPEQFQTWFILGTLYLQQEEVEPGITVLKKAEALAPEEAGIKFTLGNAYFQKGQYDQAVEVLLAGLAQRPDTPAALFDLGNAYLKLVKYPDAVTAYQKALKAEEQFWPALNNIGLIEYEQGKIDTALKRWQEVIKIDSEQPEPQLAIAVALYKQGKTEEGLRKAQDALNLDSRYGEIDFLVKNLWGEQLIADTKALFATPTMVEVLRTLPPPSDDL, via the coding sequence GTGTCAAAACGTCATTGGTTGCTTTTATGGGGACTACAACTGGGCTTGGCCGGTGGGGCGGCTCCGGTGTTTTCCCAGGCGGTTCTGCCCTACACCCCCAATTTAGACCAACAGCAGTTGGAAGATCAGGGCCTGGCGCTCACAGAAGATGTGGTGCAATTGGTGCGCTTTCAGCAGTACGACCTGGCCTTTCCCCGGGCTAAACTGGCAACCCAACTGGCCCCGGAACAGTTTCAAACCTGGTTCATTCTCGGCACTCTTTATCTACAGCAGGAGGAAGTGGAGCCGGGCATCACAGTGCTGAAAAAAGCCGAGGCCTTGGCTCCAGAGGAAGCAGGCATTAAGTTTACTTTGGGTAATGCCTATTTCCAAAAAGGTCAGTATGACCAAGCTGTGGAGGTGTTGCTAGCAGGTTTGGCCCAGCGCCCCGATACCCCCGCCGCTTTGTTTGATTTGGGGAATGCCTACCTCAAGTTGGTCAAATATCCCGATGCGGTCACTGCCTACCAAAAAGCATTGAAAGCAGAAGAGCAGTTCTGGCCGGCCCTCAACAATATTGGTTTGATTGAATACGAACAGGGAAAAATTGACACCGCCCTCAAACGTTGGCAAGAAGTGATCAAAATTGACTCCGAACAACCGGAACCCCAATTGGCGATCGCCGTGGCGTTGTATAAACAGGGCAAAACGGAGGAAGGATTGCGGAAGGCCCAGGATGCCCTCAATTTAGATAGTCGCTATGGGGAAATTGATTTCCTGGTCAAAAATCTTTGGGGAGAGCAGTTAATTGCAGATACGAAAGCCCTATTTGCTACCCCTACCATGGTGGAAGTATTGCGTACTTTGCCGCCCCCCAGTGACGACCTGTAA
- a CDS encoding HNH endonuclease — protein sequence MEKTPRIPIPAVVREYVFRRDNYRCRACGCSHNETALQVDHIIPLARGGSNDMSNLQTLCQSCNGSKGAKFDPRFRRRHC from the coding sequence ATGGAAAAAACGCCCCGTATTCCCATCCCTGCCGTCGTTCGTGAGTATGTTTTCCGAAGGGATAATTACCGTTGTCGAGCTTGTGGTTGTAGTCACAATGAAACGGCTTTACAGGTAGATCACATTATTCCTTTGGCAAGGGGCGGTAGTAATGACATGAGTAATCTGCAAACTCTTTGTCAGAGTTGTAATGGCAGTAAAGGAGCTAAGTTTGATCCCCGCTTTCGTCGTCGCCATTGCTAA
- a CDS encoding dynamin-like GTPase family protein — MSKIAPQCQNLREQVNQLIELLRQEPTLRSQQDTSIVETALGKALSPRFEIVFAGAFSAGKSMLINALLERELLYSAEGHATGTECHIEYANANEERVVLTFLSEAEIRQQALILAKYLNVNVGDLNINQPEAVKVVSQYCQKIIAEEGGENKSERAKQANALHLLLIGFEQNRERINTVQNSTYSMDQLNFSSLAEAAGYARRGANSAVLKRLDYFCNHSLLKDGNVLVDLPGIDAPVKEDAERAYRKIESPDTSAVICVLKPAAAGDMSAEETQLLERISKNHGIRDRVFYVFNRIDDTWYNTQLRQRLEGLIQSQFRDNSRVYKTSGLLGFYGSQVKQTNSSTRFGLDSIFATTIKGFDGEEETPQFVSEFNNYCANSGKLLSTAFRVSVNGYETSNENYVRILSEWGIPLVDQLIHDSGIESFRSGIGLYLAEEKYPELFATLANDLQPLCIALRQFYLENYRQLDSQPREIAAMKAQELTLLNQEMQNLGIEFKKYMSAQINDVVIGNDREFDQDFTKLKARMVARLDELLKTFSVMNAYKRATESHPRNSTAPFIAVLVEALYYLANELEDAFIEAIHELVKNFFQRLGDRLRKVDCYHQVYRLVGNDGGIEQLLRRAEEDITKALVNEARTECDRYVRESPRFYDEGTFSIYQFRQTLQQTSQGYDAQAIVEAEPAIKELLKLDFEPKVFNTVRKNFRQTVNNTLKTHLLPMAEEQAQIILEQYDVARKYREQTLEQDAEEKIARNSRLQSEIKQKIDLYQTSIVSINECLKAMQIFEQLPVITESDITKQAEIVADADFVEIVE; from the coding sequence ATGTCCAAGATTGCGCCCCAATGTCAGAATCTCCGTGAGCAAGTTAATCAGTTAATCGAGCTTCTGCGCCAGGAACCCACACTCCGCAGTCAGCAGGACACCAGCATTGTGGAAACGGCCTTAGGAAAGGCACTGTCCCCCCGGTTTGAAATTGTTTTTGCCGGGGCTTTTAGTGCCGGTAAGTCCATGCTGATCAATGCGTTGTTGGAGCGGGAATTGCTTTATAGTGCAGAAGGTCACGCCACGGGGACAGAATGTCATATTGAATATGCTAACGCCAATGAAGAAAGGGTAGTGTTAACTTTTTTGAGTGAAGCGGAAATTCGTCAGCAGGCTTTGATTTTAGCAAAATATCTCAATGTCAATGTGGGGGATTTAAATATTAATCAACCTGAAGCAGTGAAGGTGGTTAGTCAATATTGTCAGAAAATAATTGCAGAAGAAGGGGGAGAAAATAAGTCAGAACGAGCCAAACAAGCCAATGCTCTACACTTACTACTAATAGGATTTGAGCAAAATCGAGAAAGGATTAATACTGTACAAAATTCCACGTATTCTATGGATCAGTTAAATTTTTCTAGTTTAGCTGAAGCGGCAGGTTATGCGAGGCGGGGAGCTAATAGTGCGGTGCTTAAACGATTGGATTATTTTTGTAATCACTCATTATTAAAAGATGGCAATGTCTTGGTGGATTTGCCAGGGATTGATGCCCCAGTTAAAGAAGATGCGGAAAGAGCTTACCGTAAAATTGAAAGCCCGGATACCTCAGCAGTGATCTGTGTGCTTAAACCAGCGGCAGCAGGAGATATGAGTGCAGAAGAAACACAATTATTAGAACGCATCAGCAAAAATCATGGCATCCGAGATCGGGTATTTTATGTGTTTAATCGCATTGACGATACTTGGTACAATACTCAACTGCGACAACGGCTAGAGGGTTTAATTCAGTCGCAATTTCGGGATAATTCTAGGGTCTATAAAACCAGTGGTTTACTTGGTTTCTACGGCAGTCAAGTTAAGCAGACTAATAGTAGTACTCGTTTTGGCTTGGACTCAATTTTTGCCACCACCATCAAAGGTTTTGACGGAGAGGAAGAAACACCACAATTTGTTAGCGAGTTTAATAACTACTGTGCTAATTCTGGTAAGTTATTGTCCACTGCTTTCCGGGTCTCGGTCAATGGTTATGAAACATCTAATGAAAATTATGTCAGAATTTTAAGTGAATGGGGAATACCATTAGTTGATCAACTAATCCATGACAGCGGAATTGAATCTTTTCGTTCTGGCATTGGTCTTTATTTAGCAGAGGAAAAATATCCTGAACTATTTGCAACTCTAGCTAATGATTTGCAACCGTTATGTATTGCTCTACGGCAATTTTATCTAGAAAATTATCGGCAGTTAGATAGTCAGCCCCGGGAAATTGCGGCGATGAAAGCTCAGGAATTAACTTTGCTTAATCAAGAAATGCAAAATCTGGGTATTGAGTTCAAAAAATATATGAGTGCTCAAATTAATGATGTGGTTATCGGCAATGATCGGGAATTTGACCAAGATTTTACTAAGTTAAAAGCAAGAATGGTGGCTCGATTAGATGAGTTGTTAAAAACTTTTTCGGTAATGAATGCCTATAAGCGAGCAACGGAAAGTCATCCTCGTAATTCCACAGCTCCTTTTATTGCAGTTTTGGTGGAGGCTTTATATTATCTTGCTAATGAATTGGAAGATGCTTTCATAGAAGCTATTCATGAGCTAGTTAAAAATTTCTTTCAACGATTAGGCGATCGCCTACGAAAAGTGGATTGTTACCATCAAGTTTATCGTTTGGTTGGCAATGATGGCGGTATTGAGCAACTATTACGACGGGCGGAAGAAGATATAACTAAAGCCTTGGTTAATGAAGCTCGAACGGAATGTGATCGTTATGTGCGGGAAAGTCCCCGATTTTATGATGAAGGTACTTTTTCCATTTATCAATTCCGGCAAACTCTCCAGCAAACTTCCCAGGGTTATGATGCCCAGGCGATCGTGGAAGCGGAACCAGCTATTAAGGAGTTGCTAAAACTAGATTTTGAACCTAAAGTTTTCAATACTGTACGGAAAAATTTCCGACAAACCGTCAATAATACCCTAAAAACCCATCTGCTACCAATGGCAGAAGAACAAGCCCAAATAATTTTAGAACAGTATGATGTGGCAAGGAAATATCGTGAGCAAACGTTGGAACAGGATGCCGAAGAAAAAATTGCTCGCAATTCCCGTTTACAATCGGAGATTAAACAGAAAATCGATCTTTACCAAACGAGTATTGTTAGCATTAATGAATGTTTAAAAGCCATGCAAATTTTTGAGCAGTTACCTGTTATTACAGAATCAGACATTACTAAGCAAGCAGAAATAGTTGCAGATGCAGATTTTGTGGAAATAGTAGAATAA
- a CDS encoding KGK domain-containing protein translates to MQIIYDEFLESLNADDVLQLLDKQFPGKLFSVSRIKHTLEYSFQQPPQEKFIEQLELGSRASIYLGQGVDCRILKAGSSGWKKGRIAVNVSVEFIPDEPEANEYQSPLDEIRREIQSDLQ, encoded by the coding sequence ATGCAAATTATCTACGACGAATTCCTAGAATCCCTAAATGCTGATGACGTCCTACAGTTATTAGACAAACAGTTTCCCGGCAAATTGTTTTCAGTATCTCGTATTAAACATACCTTAGAATATTCTTTTCAGCAGCCACCACAAGAGAAATTTATTGAGCAATTAGAACTTGGATCTAGAGCAAGCATTTACTTGGGTCAAGGTGTTGATTGTCGAATTTTAAAAGCTGGATCCAGTGGCTGGAAAAAAGGAAGGATTGCAGTTAATGTGTCTGTAGAGTTCATTCCCGATGAGCCTGAGGCAAATGAATATCAATCTCCGTTAGATGAAATTCGTCGAGAAATACAATCTGATCTTCAATGA
- a CDS encoding KGK domain-containing protein: MKTDKIGYLNSLSEDTVIDCGNNHSFYKIKTLIGEFVNFFKTVPWCNKDYFYKAFQVSLKDHKSIDIKPEIFTEEGIIAEIIDPKLDKPLKGKFRIIFALEFIPDEVQDSVSDSPLDEIRREIEQSS; encoded by the coding sequence ATGAAAACCGACAAAATTGGCTACCTTAATTCACTCAGTGAAGACACTGTTATTGATTGTGGTAATAACCATTCCTTTTACAAAATTAAAACTTTAATCGGTGAGTTTGTTAATTTCTTTAAAACTGTACCCTGGTGTAATAAAGATTATTTTTATAAAGCTTTTCAAGTTAGTCTGAAAGACCATAAATCAATCGATATTAAACCAGAAATTTTTACAGAAGAAGGTATAATTGCTGAAATTATTGATCCTAAATTGGACAAACCGCTAAAGGGAAAATTTAGAATAATCTTTGCCCTGGAGTTTATCCCGGATGAGGTTCAAGATTCAGTTTCGGATTCTCCCCTCGATGAGATTCGTCGAGAAATAGAGCAAAGTAGCTGA
- a CDS encoding KGK domain-containing protein: MDKRQLLNPEDVVSVTDSDKICINHKTFTVQELLGAFLTKWFNSDIGKRWLFEGTECQYLAPGKLWKKGKIKISLEFIPDEAESPLDEIRREMTENQS, encoded by the coding sequence ATGGACAAAAGACAATTACTTAACCCTGAAGATGTAGTTTCAGTAACTGACTCCGACAAAATATGTATTAATCATAAAACTTTTACTGTTCAAGAATTACTAGGAGCCTTTTTGACAAAATGGTTCAATAGTGATATAGGCAAAAGGTGGTTATTTGAAGGTACAGAGTGCCAATATCTTGCCCCCGGTAAGCTATGGAAAAAAGGAAAAATTAAAATAAGCCTTGAATTTATTCCCGATGAAGCGGAATCACCTCTCGATGAAATTCGTCGAGAAATGACCGAAAATCAATCTTAA
- the lptC gene encoding LPS export ABC transporter periplasmic protein LptC has translation MLSSCAPPDPLEQKSQPPPPKEESSLTLNNATLEQANAKGQTVWKIQVEEARYSVDGKNATLVNVKGDFYENGKVVLQVKADKGEIIEDGKALFLRENIVALDPRNKAVLRAQEVEWQTESSILTARQNLKGEHPDLTVTAKEGRYETKEEKLIVSGDVVAVTEHNTKDQNQPKDPRRLELKTDRITWEIKNNRVFGDRPLTLVRFVDKTATDEVKSNQAELLLKQQLVHLAGLNQFKSVEPPLQIAAEPISWSYLNRFVSTDNPITIVDYKQQITVRGNRGAVNLADGIAKLEQGTNTTSQEQQSQLYADELTYNFGPQTLQAKGNIIYEQQKGVKFNLTGDLAQGSLPDNNVVVTSTSPERVVTEIFPNQ, from the coding sequence ATGTTAAGCAGTTGTGCACCGCCCGATCCCCTAGAACAAAAAAGTCAGCCCCCACCGCCCAAGGAAGAAAGTAGCCTCACCCTCAACAATGCCACCCTAGAGCAAGCCAATGCTAAAGGGCAAACTGTCTGGAAAATTCAGGTGGAGGAAGCTCGGTATAGCGTTGATGGGAAGAATGCCACCCTAGTGAACGTGAAAGGGGATTTTTACGAAAATGGCAAAGTGGTGCTCCAGGTGAAGGCGGATAAGGGAGAAATTATTGAAGACGGCAAAGCATTATTTCTACGGGAAAATATTGTTGCCCTTGACCCCCGTAATAAGGCAGTGTTGCGGGCCCAGGAAGTGGAGTGGCAAACGGAATCTAGCATTCTCACTGCTCGGCAAAATTTGAAAGGGGAACACCCTGATTTGACCGTGACCGCCAAGGAAGGACGCTATGAAACCAAGGAAGAAAAGCTGATTGTGTCCGGCGATGTGGTGGCGGTGACAGAACACAATACCAAAGACCAAAATCAACCCAAGGACCCCCGTCGCTTGGAACTCAAAACCGACAGAATTACCTGGGAAATTAAAAACAACCGGGTTTTTGGCGATCGCCCGTTGACCCTAGTGCGCTTTGTGGATAAAACTGCCACCGACGAAGTGAAAAGTAACCAAGCAGAATTGTTGCTGAAACAACAGTTGGTACATTTAGCAGGCTTAAATCAATTTAAATCCGTTGAACCGCCGTTGCAAATTGCCGCCGAACCCATTAGTTGGTCTTACCTAAACCGCTTTGTCTCCACCGATAATCCCATCACTATTGTGGATTATAAACAACAAATTACTGTGCGGGGTAACCGGGGAGCAGTCAATCTAGCCGACGGGATAGCTAAACTAGAGCAGGGCACTAATACTACGAGCCAGGAGCAACAATCCCAACTGTATGCCGATGAGTTAACTTACAATTTTGGTCCCCAAACGTTGCAGGCAAAAGGAAATATTATCTATGAACAACAAAAAGGAGTGAAATTTAACCTCACAGGGGATTTAGCCCAGGGATCTTTACCGGATAATAATGTGGTGGTAACTAGTACTAGCCCCGAAAGGGTAGTGACAGAGATTTTCCCCAATCAATAA
- the mutS gene encoding DNA mismatch repair protein MutS: MTDTPILGTVKEPQRDYRTLDRQKLTPMFQHYTEVKEQYQGALLLYRVGDFFECFFQDAVIIARELELILTSKEGGKEIGRVAMTGVPHHALDRYARQLVEKGYAVAICDQVEDAAEAQAEKRMVERQVTKLLTPGTLTDDSMLPAKRNNFLAAIAMVEDKWGLAHADISTGEFFTCQSSNLDDLAVELLRLQPSEVLIPTSAPDIRNILRPGEPSEHIPKQLPTSFCYSLRSQAPFSLVEAKQRLLTTFRVKSLEGMGCEGLPLAIRAAGGLLEYIEDTQKAHVVPIQPLKTYGLTDFLVLDHQTRRNLEINQTVRDGSFHGSLLWALDRTSTTMGSRALRRWLLQPLLDLKGIQARQDTIQELYHHPALRQDLRQLLRQIYDLERLTGRIGANTASARDVYGLASSLVRLTDLAELAQEGHSPYLKALQTVPPELEELGKYVLAHIVENPPLHIREGNLIRSGVNPTLDEMRQSLEDDNQWLANLEVTEREKTGIANLKVGYNKAFGYYLSLPRSKSEQAPDNYIRKQTLVNEERYITPELKERETRILTAQADLNQLEYEIFTEVRATVAEKAQPIRDVAKAVAAIDVLAGLAEVAVYQGYCRPIMQMEPGLIDIEAGRHPVVEQSLGAGFFVANDTQLGHDHWHPDLVILTGPNASGKSCYLRQVGLIQLMAQTGSFIPAKTATLSICDRIFTRVGAVDDLATGQSTFMVEMNETANILNHATAKSLVLLDEIGRGTATFDGLAIAWSVAEYLAGEIQARTIFATHYHELNELASLLENVANFQVTVKELPEEIIFLHQVTPGGADKSYGIEAGRLAGLPSSVITRARQVMAQIEKHSKIAVGLRKGNRGKVMASQAAAEAAEDQAKQLDIFGF, translated from the coding sequence ATGACTGATACTCCGATCCTCGGCACTGTTAAAGAACCCCAACGGGACTATCGCACCCTCGATCGCCAGAAGTTGACGCCGATGTTCCAGCACTACACGGAGGTTAAGGAACAGTATCAAGGGGCTTTGTTGCTTTACCGGGTGGGGGACTTTTTTGAGTGTTTTTTCCAGGATGCGGTGATCATTGCTAGGGAATTGGAACTGATTTTAACTAGCAAAGAGGGGGGCAAGGAAATCGGCCGGGTGGCCATGACTGGGGTACCCCACCACGCCTTGGATCGCTATGCGCGGCAGTTGGTGGAAAAGGGTTATGCGGTGGCCATCTGTGACCAGGTGGAGGATGCAGCGGAAGCCCAGGCAGAAAAACGCATGGTGGAACGGCAGGTGACCAAGTTACTCACCCCCGGCACTTTGACCGATGACAGTATGCTTCCGGCCAAGCGGAATAATTTCCTGGCGGCGATCGCCATGGTGGAGGATAAATGGGGCCTGGCCCATGCGGATATCTCCACTGGGGAATTTTTTACGTGCCAATCCAGTAATTTGGATGACCTAGCAGTGGAATTACTTCGACTCCAACCGTCGGAAGTATTGATACCCACCTCTGCCCCCGATATTCGCAATATTTTGCGCCCTGGGGAACCTTCAGAGCATATTCCTAAACAGTTACCCACCAGTTTTTGTTATTCTCTCCGTTCCCAAGCGCCCTTTTCCTTGGTGGAAGCAAAACAGAGATTACTAACCACTTTTCGAGTTAAATCTTTGGAGGGCATGGGCTGTGAAGGTTTACCCCTAGCAATCCGGGCGGCGGGGGGATTATTGGAATATATCGAAGATACCCAAAAAGCCCATGTGGTGCCCATTCAACCATTAAAAACCTATGGCTTAACCGATTTTCTGGTTTTGGATCACCAAACCCGACGCAACTTGGAAATTAACCAAACCGTGCGGGATGGTAGTTTCCATGGTTCCCTACTGTGGGCTTTAGATCGCACCAGCACCACCATGGGTAGTCGGGCTTTGCGGCGTTGGTTATTGCAGCCTTTATTGGATCTCAAAGGTATCCAAGCTCGCCAGGACACCATCCAAGAGTTGTACCATCATCCCGCTTTGCGTCAGGATTTGCGGCAATTGCTCCGGCAAATTTACGATTTGGAACGGTTAACGGGGCGAATTGGGGCCAACACCGCCAGTGCTAGGGATGTGTATGGCTTAGCATCTTCTTTGGTGCGGTTGACGGATTTAGCTGAGTTAGCTCAGGAAGGCCATAGCCCCTATTTAAAAGCCTTACAGACAGTGCCGCCGGAGTTGGAAGAATTGGGCAAATATGTGTTAGCCCACATTGTGGAAAATCCCCCCTTACATATTCGGGAAGGCAATTTAATTCGTAGTGGTGTTAACCCGACGTTGGATGAAATGCGTCAAAGTTTGGAAGATGATAATCAATGGTTAGCTAATTTGGAAGTAACGGAGCGGGAAAAAACTGGTATTGCTAATTTAAAAGTTGGTTATAACAAAGCCTTTGGTTATTATTTAAGTCTACCCCGCAGTAAATCGGAACAGGCCCCAGACAATTACATTCGCAAACAAACTTTAGTCAATGAAGAAAGATACATTACACCGGAATTAAAAGAGCGGGAAACCCGTATTCTCACCGCCCAAGCTGACTTGAATCAATTGGAGTATGAAATTTTTACCGAAGTGCGGGCCACAGTAGCAGAAAAAGCCCAACCAATTCGGGACGTGGCCAAGGCCGTAGCGGCGATCGATGTGTTGGCAGGTCTAGCGGAAGTGGCAGTTTATCAGGGTTATTGCCGTCCCATTATGCAAATGGAACCAGGCTTAATTGACATTGAAGCAGGTCGCCATCCAGTGGTGGAACAATCCCTTGGGGCAGGTTTTTTTGTTGCTAACGACACCCAATTGGGCCACGACCATTGGCATCCTGATTTAGTAATTTTGACGGGGCCCAACGCCAGTGGCAAAAGTTGTTATTTGCGTCAAGTTGGCTTAATACAGTTAATGGCCCAAACCGGCAGCTTTATTCCTGCTAAAACCGCGACCCTGAGCATTTGTGACCGTATTTTTACCAGAGTAGGGGCCGTGGATGATCTAGCTACGGGGCAGTCTACTTTTATGGTGGAAATGAATGAAACTGCCAATATTCTTAACCATGCCACGGCTAAATCCCTGGTATTACTGGATGAAATTGGCCGGGGCACGGCCACCTTTGACGGTTTGGCGATCGCCTGGTCGGTGGCGGAGTATCTAGCGGGGGAAATCCAAGCCCGGACAATTTTTGCTACCCATTACCATGAGTTAAACGAGTTGGCTTCTTTACTGGAAAATGTGGCTAACTTTCAAGTTACGGTGAAAGAATTGCCAGAGGAAATTATCTTTTTACACCAAGTAACACCGGGGGGAGCCGATAAATCCTATGGCATTGAAGCGGGACGTTTAGCGGGATTGCCTAGTTCAGTGATTACCAGGGCCCGCCAGGTAATGGCCCAGATTGAAAAGCATAGTAAAATTGCTGTCGGTTTACGTAAGGGTAATCGGGGTAAAGTTATGGCTAGTCAAGCGGCTGCTGAAGCAGCGGAAGATCAAGCTAAACAGTTAGATATTTTTGGCTTTTAG